One window of the Natronomonas marina genome contains the following:
- a CDS encoding tryptophanase produces MRNYKAKVVEPVRLPDADERRAALEAAGYNVFGLDAEDVYVDLLTDSGTGAMSHDQWAALHRGDESYAGSRSFERFRDAVEAVMGFERVVPTHQGRGAENVLFGALLDDGDVVPNNTHFDTTRAHVANQGAEPADCPLSVGLDPDADHPFKGNMNLDRLRSVVDEAGAENVPVILLTITNNSMAGQPVSVENTRRVAAFADEIDATFVIDACRFAENAAFVGAREDEFADAEIADIAREQLSYADAVTMSGKKDALTNVGGFVACRDEGLFERCKERAILYEGFPTYGGLAGRDLEAMAVGLREAVQRRYVTDRLEGVAELGRRLVAAGVPVYQPFGGHAVYVDAGRFLPQIDDEAFPGQALVCECYLEGAVRGVELGSFAFPGTDRPELVRLALPRRTYGLEHLEHVADTVAAVYDRREAVPGMELTSEPATPELRHFSASLSPRGPLGAAD; encoded by the coding sequence GTGCGCAACTACAAGGCGAAGGTCGTCGAGCCGGTCCGGCTGCCCGACGCCGACGAGCGGCGGGCGGCACTGGAGGCCGCCGGCTACAACGTCTTTGGCCTCGACGCCGAGGACGTCTACGTCGACCTCCTGACCGACAGCGGCACCGGCGCGATGAGCCACGACCAGTGGGCGGCGCTGCACCGCGGCGACGAGTCCTACGCCGGCAGCCGGTCCTTCGAGCGGTTCCGCGACGCCGTCGAGGCGGTGATGGGCTTCGAGCGAGTAGTACCGACCCACCAGGGCCGCGGCGCCGAGAACGTCCTCTTCGGCGCGCTGCTCGACGATGGCGATGTGGTCCCCAACAACACCCACTTCGACACGACGCGGGCCCACGTCGCAAACCAGGGCGCCGAGCCGGCCGACTGCCCGCTCTCGGTCGGCCTGGACCCCGACGCCGACCACCCGTTCAAGGGCAACATGAACCTCGACCGGCTCCGGTCGGTCGTCGACGAGGCCGGCGCCGAGAACGTTCCGGTGATTCTGCTGACCATCACGAACAACTCGATGGCGGGCCAGCCGGTCAGCGTCGAGAACACCCGCCGCGTCGCGGCGTTCGCCGACGAGATAGACGCCACCTTCGTTATCGACGCCTGCCGGTTCGCCGAGAACGCCGCCTTCGTCGGCGCCCGCGAAGACGAGTTCGCCGACGCCGAAATTGCCGATATCGCCCGCGAACAGCTCTCGTACGCCGACGCGGTGACGATGAGCGGCAAGAAGGACGCCCTGACGAACGTCGGCGGCTTCGTCGCCTGCCGGGACGAGGGCCTCTTCGAACGGTGCAAGGAGCGGGCCATCCTCTACGAGGGGTTCCCGACCTACGGCGGGCTGGCGGGCCGGGACCTGGAAGCGATGGCGGTCGGCCTCCGGGAGGCGGTCCAGCGCCGCTACGTCACCGACCGCCTGGAGGGGGTCGCCGAACTCGGTCGCCGGCTCGTCGCGGCTGGCGTCCCCGTCTACCAGCCGTTCGGCGGCCACGCCGTCTACGTCGACGCCGGGCGGTTCCTGCCGCAAATCGACGACGAGGCCTTCCCCGGGCAGGCGCTGGTCTGTGAGTGCTACCTCGAGGGGGCGGTCCGCGGCGTCGAACTCGGGAGCTTCGCCTTCCCGGGGACGGACCGGCCGGAACTCGTCCGGCTCGCGCTGCCGCGGCGGACCTACGGGCTGGAACACCTCGAGCACGTCGCCGACACCGTCGCCGCCGTCTACGACCGGCGGGAGGCGGTTCCGGGCATGGAACTCACGAGCGAACCGGCGACGCCCGAGTTGCGGCACTTCTCGGCGTCGCTGTCGCCGCGGGGCCCGCTCGGGGCCGCGGACTAG
- a CDS encoding metallophosphoesterase family protein: protein MLVGVISDIHANRVALEAVLSDMPDIDAVVCAGDVVGYNPWPADCVDELRDREVPTIMGNHDRAVVTGTGFAGNGMADAGVEHAREELDEARIEWLADLPDERRCFDGRMKVVHGHPDDPNRYTYPALFAERLLEGEDVLVMGHTHVQAHERFDDGVVMNPGSVGQPRDDDPRAAYAVVDLDALTVEERRVEYDVERVVEAVEAAGLPRDTGQRLKKGR from the coding sequence ATGCTAGTGGGCGTCATCTCCGACATCCACGCCAACCGGGTCGCCCTCGAGGCGGTGCTCTCGGACATGCCGGACATCGACGCCGTGGTCTGTGCCGGCGACGTGGTCGGCTACAACCCCTGGCCGGCCGACTGCGTGGACGAACTCCGCGACCGCGAGGTGCCGACGATTATGGGCAACCACGACCGCGCGGTCGTGACGGGGACCGGGTTCGCCGGTAACGGCATGGCCGACGCCGGCGTCGAACACGCCCGCGAGGAACTCGACGAGGCACGAATCGAGTGGCTCGCCGACCTGCCCGACGAGCGGCGCTGCTTCGACGGCCGGATGAAGGTCGTCCACGGCCACCCCGACGACCCGAACCGCTACACGTACCCGGCGCTGTTCGCCGAGCGCCTGCTGGAGGGCGAGGACGTCCTCGTGATGGGCCACACCCACGTCCAGGCCCACGAGCGGTTCGACGACGGCGTCGTGATGAACCCGGGATCAGTGGGCCAGCCCCGCGACGACGACCCGCGGGCGGCCTACGCCGTCGTCGACCTCGACGCCCTGACGGTCGAGGAACGGCGCGTCGAGTACGATGTCGAGCGCGTGGTCGAGGCCGTCGAGGCGGCCGGCCTGCCGCGGGACACCGGCCAGCGGCTGAAAAAGGGCCGATAG
- a CDS encoding IMP cyclohydrolase, whose amino-acid sequence MYVGRFIVVAPDRAAYRVSSRSFPNRQVVDRDGTLTVAPTADAPATDNPYISYNCLRTTADGEAAVVGNGTQVDPIVEKLEAGYPARDALAETLLALDYEKDDYDTPRIAGVVGAESYVGIVRRDALLVHAVEEPTLVATYEKDRPEAVDLETTDPAEMARELYEFDLEHPVCAAAVAETDDGFTTDFYNGPQA is encoded by the coding sequence ATGTACGTCGGTCGATTCATCGTCGTCGCACCGGACCGGGCCGCCTACCGGGTCTCCTCGCGGTCGTTCCCGAACCGGCAGGTCGTCGACCGCGACGGGACGCTCACCGTCGCGCCGACCGCCGACGCCCCGGCGACGGACAACCCCTACATCTCGTACAACTGCCTGCGGACGACCGCCGACGGCGAGGCGGCCGTCGTGGGCAACGGCACCCAGGTCGACCCCATCGTCGAGAAACTGGAGGCGGGCTATCCGGCCAGGGACGCGCTGGCGGAGACGCTGCTCGCGCTGGACTACGAGAAGGACGACTACGACACGCCCCGCATCGCGGGCGTCGTCGGCGCCGAGAGCTACGTCGGCATCGTCCGCCGGGACGCCCTCCTCGTCCACGCCGTCGAGGAACCGACGCTCGTGGCCACCTACGAGAAGGACCGACCGGAAGCGGTCGACCTCGAGACCACCGACCCCGCCGAGATGGCTCGGGAACTCTACGAGTTCGACCTCGAACACCCGGTGTGTGCGGCCGCCGTCGCCGAGACTGACGACGGCTTCACGACCGACTTCTACAACGGGCCCCAAGCGTAA
- a CDS encoding homing endonuclease associated repeat-containing protein has translation MATSEAECLDALREAAERLGESPTKAAYEELGLQPASATIIRQLGGWNAAKEAAGLETNPSTGTRVGPKPGDVELPDGRSWAELSVDQRWHYRNREHNTERTLRRRARLRRWVNERKEERGCAHCGRSDPAVLDFHHREDAGKTMDVGTMVTYGHGRDSLADEMANCDVLCANCHRREHHTPPTEALRRWVHERKQSSGGCERCDEDDPAVLDFHHVTEDKNASIARMVADGRPKADVESEMARCRVLCANCHRREHFEPPAPSSGVEGSGEHDNHK, from the coding sequence ATGGCGACGTCGGAGGCCGAGTGTCTCGACGCGCTCCGGGAGGCCGCCGAACGACTCGGCGAGTCGCCGACGAAAGCGGCGTACGAGGAACTCGGGTTGCAGCCGGCATCGGCGACGATAATACGGCAACTGGGCGGCTGGAACGCGGCCAAGGAGGCGGCGGGACTGGAGACGAACCCCTCGACCGGCACGCGGGTCGGGCCGAAGCCCGGCGACGTGGAGCTCCCGGACGGCCGGTCGTGGGCGGAACTGTCGGTCGACCAGCGGTGGCACTACCGCAACCGGGAGCACAACACCGAGCGGACGCTTCGCCGCCGGGCGAGGCTCAGACGCTGGGTCAACGAGAGAAAGGAGGAACGGGGCTGTGCGCACTGTGGGCGATCCGACCCCGCGGTGCTCGACTTCCACCACCGCGAGGACGCGGGGAAGACGATGGACGTCGGGACGATGGTCACGTACGGTCACGGAAGGGATTCCCTCGCCGACGAGATGGCCAACTGCGACGTCCTCTGTGCGAACTGCCATCGACGAGAACACCACACTCCGCCGACGGAGGCGCTCCGCCGCTGGGTTCACGAGCGGAAGCAGTCGAGTGGCGGTTGTGAGCGATGTGACGAGGACGACCCCGCGGTACTCGACTTCCACCACGTCACTGAGGACAAGAACGCCAGTATCGCGCGCATGGTCGCCGACGGGCGTCCGAAAGCGGACGTCGAATCAGAGATGGCTCGGTGTCGCGTGCTCTGTGCGAACTGTCACCGTCGGGAACACTTCGAACCGCCCGCGCCGTCGAGCGGCGTCGAGGGGTCGGGCGAACACGACAATCATAAATAG
- a CDS encoding M48 family metalloprotease → MEPVVVLTVGLAVAAVVVAALHQWILDSPLLELGEVAWFPASGELSAARALARGAVGAVLPTAATVVAALLVLTAPFAVWVWGVVGLLAATVTLSPLLAVYRYEARPPTPEEAAVVETLPALTCEVVVVTDTTDGPVNGYAIGGPFRDVIGVSEFALEYLPAPQVAALLAHEACHHGERHVLLRGGVSVAVLGAGAAVVTALFDALVPAAAAALLAAVAVERLVAYRTMRRLEFRADAVAARRTSVDAIVSLLTALDDAAGTDQARVHPVLRLFSTHPTYAARIARLRRRTPDEGEGAPTPG, encoded by the coding sequence ATGGAGCCCGTCGTCGTCCTCACGGTGGGACTCGCCGTCGCCGCGGTCGTCGTCGCCGCACTCCACCAGTGGATCCTCGACTCGCCGCTCCTCGAACTCGGCGAGGTCGCGTGGTTCCCCGCGTCGGGCGAACTCTCGGCGGCGCGGGCACTCGCCAGGGGCGCGGTCGGGGCGGTCCTCCCGACGGCCGCCACGGTCGTCGCCGCGCTGCTCGTCCTGACGGCACCCTTCGCCGTGTGGGTGTGGGGCGTGGTCGGCCTGCTCGCGGCGACCGTCACCCTCTCGCCTCTCCTCGCGGTGTATCGCTACGAGGCCCGGCCGCCGACACCCGAGGAGGCGGCGGTCGTCGAGACCCTTCCCGCCCTGACGTGCGAGGTAGTGGTCGTCACCGACACGACGGACGGCCCGGTGAACGGCTACGCCATCGGCGGCCCGTTCCGGGACGTGATCGGCGTCAGCGAGTTCGCACTCGAGTACCTCCCGGCCCCGCAGGTGGCCGCGCTGCTCGCCCACGAGGCCTGCCACCACGGGGAGCGACACGTCCTGCTCCGGGGCGGCGTCAGCGTGGCCGTCCTGGGAGCGGGTGCGGCGGTCGTGACGGCGCTCTTCGACGCGCTCGTCCCGGCGGCGGCCGCGGCCCTCCTCGCGGCCGTCGCCGTCGAGCGCCTCGTCGCCTACCGGACCATGCGACGTCTCGAGTTCCGGGCCGACGCCGTCGCCGCACGCCGCACGTCGGTCGATGCGATCGTTTCGCTTCTGACCGCGCTGGACGACGCCGCCGGCACCGACCAGGCGCGGGTCCACCCGGTGTTGCGACTGTTCTCGACGCACCCCACCTACGCCGCCCGCATCGCACGGCTCCGGCGCCGGACGCCGGACGAGGGGGAGGGCGCGCCGACGCCGGGGTGA
- a CDS encoding OsmC family peroxiredoxin, whose translation MPVRSSEATWRGGVHDGDGELELGSGAWQGRYTFRSRFEADEPKKSNPEELLAAGHAGCYSLALANRLEGAGHEPDRVHTTADCHIEMDDEKGPTITRIDLETEATVEGIDDERFREMAHAAKVGCPVSRAVNAPEITLEAERVA comes from the coding sequence ATGCCTGTCAGGAGCTCCGAGGCGACCTGGCGCGGCGGCGTCCACGACGGCGACGGCGAACTGGAACTCGGCAGCGGCGCCTGGCAGGGCCGCTACACCTTCCGGTCCCGGTTCGAGGCCGACGAGCCGAAAAAGAGCAACCCCGAGGAACTGCTGGCGGCCGGCCACGCGGGCTGTTACTCGCTGGCGCTGGCCAACCGCCTGGAGGGGGCAGGCCACGAACCCGACCGGGTGCACACGACGGCCGACTGCCACATCGAGATGGACGACGAGAAGGGACCGACCATCACCCGTATCGACCTCGAAACCGAGGCGACGGTCGAGGGCATCGACGACGAGCGGTTTCGGGAGATGGCCCACGCGGCGAAGGTCGGCTGTCCGGTCTCCCGGGCCGTGAACGCCCCCGAAATCACGCTCGAAGCCGAGCGGGTGGCGTGA
- a CDS encoding type II/IV secretion system ATPase subunit has product MSEEDPTQEGAEGGERFVLEEVDEAVAERAMDAVLRSGRGDVSTTPRQEVQRTVLDDVEAYFERAYDPADLGLSAPDPETVREGWFDFDYLDTYETVSWHWSRRPYSYTSIIYDPAENEYRYHVVDPRLTEFEEYVREDLVRTLRQDLMHRDVGADEQRRDVFDEEIGRVLDEHAAAVPSATLLRVVYYLRRDFVRYGKIDPLMQDPEIEDISCDGAGVPLYVYHGGYRDLETNLTFTEERLDAFVTRLAQRAGKSVTAADPLLDASLPDGSRAQFTLGTDVSLRGSTFTIRRFSEDPFTPTDLVEFGTFSLDQMAYLWLLVENGMSVMFAGGTGSGKTTSLNAISYFIPPGNKIVSIEDTPEVRLPHQNWVRNVTRESSTAEGQGEITMFDLLESALRQRPEYLLVGEIRANPQVAFTFFQAISTGHTAYTTFHADSADSAMRRLENEPLNIPGQMIGSLDVISIQRQVRTEEGRVRRNHKLVELTPRRDGDGVRTRDVFARDPATDAFEQRGESLLLDEIKYERGWDDDRLRRELSLRREVLRYLRRENINHHDDVGRVIRTFHRRPETVVRRIREDSLDPAELSYPVGE; this is encoded by the coding sequence ATGAGCGAGGAGGACCCGACCCAGGAGGGGGCCGAGGGGGGCGAGCGGTTCGTCCTCGAGGAGGTCGACGAGGCGGTGGCGGAACGAGCGATGGATGCCGTCCTCCGGAGCGGTCGGGGCGACGTCTCGACGACGCCGCGACAGGAGGTCCAGCGGACCGTTCTGGACGACGTGGAGGCGTACTTCGAGAGGGCCTACGATCCCGCCGACCTGGGGCTGTCGGCGCCCGACCCCGAGACGGTCCGGGAGGGGTGGTTCGACTTCGACTACCTCGACACCTACGAGACGGTCTCGTGGCACTGGTCGCGGCGTCCCTACTCGTACACGTCCATCATCTACGACCCGGCGGAGAACGAGTACCGATACCACGTCGTCGACCCCCGACTGACGGAGTTCGAGGAGTACGTCCGCGAGGACCTGGTGCGGACGCTCCGGCAGGACCTGATGCACCGCGACGTCGGCGCCGACGAACAGCGCCGGGACGTGTTCGACGAGGAGATCGGTCGCGTCCTCGACGAGCACGCCGCGGCCGTGCCGTCGGCGACGCTGCTGCGGGTGGTGTACTATCTCCGGCGTGACTTCGTCCGGTACGGGAAGATCGATCCGCTGATGCAGGACCCCGAGATCGAGGACATCTCCTGTGACGGCGCGGGCGTCCCGCTGTACGTCTATCACGGCGGCTACCGGGATCTGGAGACGAACCTGACGTTCACGGAGGAGCGACTGGACGCGTTCGTCACGCGGCTCGCCCAGCGGGCCGGCAAGTCCGTGACGGCCGCCGACCCGTTGCTCGACGCGAGCCTCCCGGACGGCTCGCGCGCGCAGTTCACGCTGGGGACCGACGTCAGCCTCCGCGGGTCGACGTTCACCATCCGACGGTTCTCCGAGGACCCCTTCACGCCGACCGACCTCGTCGAGTTCGGTACGTTCAGCCTCGACCAGATGGCCTATCTCTGGCTGCTCGTCGAGAACGGAATGTCGGTGATGTTCGCCGGCGGCACCGGCTCCGGGAAGACGACGAGTCTGAACGCCATCTCGTACTTCATCCCGCCGGGCAACAAGATCGTCTCCATCGAGGACACCCCGGAGGTGCGGCTCCCCCACCAGAACTGGGTGCGGAACGTGACGCGGGAGTCCTCGACGGCGGAGGGACAGGGCGAGATTACGATGTTCGACCTGCTGGAGTCGGCGCTCCGACAGCGCCCCGAGTACCTGCTGGTCGGCGAGATACGGGCCAACCCCCAGGTCGCCTTCACGTTCTTCCAGGCCATCTCGACGGGCCACACGGCGTACACGACGTTCCACGCCGACTCCGCCGACAGCGCGATGCGCCGCCTCGAGAACGAGCCGCTCAACATCCCCGGACAGATGATCGGCAGCCTCGACGTCATCTCGATCCAGCGGCAGGTCCGCACCGAGGAGGGTCGGGTTCGCCGGAACCACAAACTGGTCGAACTCACGCCCCGGCGGGACGGCGACGGTGTCCGGACGCGGGACGTTTTCGCCCGCGACCCGGCGACCGACGCCTTCGAACAGCGGGGGGAGTCGCTGCTGCTCGACGAGATCAAGTACGAGCGCGGCTGGGACGACGACCGCCTCCGGCGGGAACTGTCGCTCCGCCGGGAGGTGCTGCGCTACCTCCGCCGCGAGAACATCAACCACCACGACGACGTCGGGCGCGTCATCCGGACCTTCCACCGGCGCCCGGAGACGGTCGTGCGACGGATCCGGGAGGACAGCCTCGACCCGGCGGAACTCTCGTATCCGGTGGGCGAGTAA
- a CDS encoding type II secretion system F family protein, with amino-acid sequence MADEHDGGGERSTPADAGTGEAATGDAGDEAPTPGTDPGGDIGRDVTLDEEAFGEAYGGTPEAERNPEEMFQRPGQRSSALRTLERADLRDHYGPVRTWFKQREGAYTEFQRRLTQAWMRRTYDQYLASMVARMCYIAVAGVLVGLVAAGILLGAAQYGVLPAVLRGAGVPVTTLAAVVAVLSAAAGLLGAGAYWAWRRVLLLRRRIAQRRRNINYNLPYAVTFMYALSRAGVSFDRILVRLADSKETYGAVGQEFDRVVRDVEMFGNNVYTGLENLRSVTPSAELRRLTDDIMTILETGGDLSAFLREEIDTQLDTAVEQQEAFIERLELLSEIFVVGLVAAPLFVLVVLLVISFLGVETFTVMAALVYLIVPLALVAFGVFVDVVSEPYKERPVSFSSVDAAPAPPTAEAAPDWWQSHQRSKQLTGLRNRLRAQVTRIREDPWRALVFSVPVAVAVPVVGVLMGVVSPTLPALLSRPVAVTTVLAAAPLLVATTPVAVVYERRRRQELAFRRRFPDLLQLLAASNRRGLSLTRGLDIVTESTSGRLGEELRKLRNDIEWNADLPAAFEAFGDRLVSPTLTRTVNLVAEGSRATSDLHVVLGVAATDTAERARLRRERRQTLQSYLVIVVVGFLVYLLVVLLLAANFLEPIEAVRTEGATDAGPISLGDVPVDRLRVLLFHSALVQGFGSGVLAGKLAENSLYSGLKYGIGLVILTLVVFTVF; translated from the coding sequence ATGGCGGACGAGCACGACGGCGGTGGCGAGCGGTCGACGCCGGCCGACGCCGGGACCGGGGAGGCGGCCACCGGCGACGCGGGCGACGAGGCGCCGACTCCCGGAACCGATCCCGGCGGCGACATCGGGCGCGACGTGACGCTCGACGAGGAGGCCTTCGGGGAAGCCTACGGCGGGACCCCGGAGGCCGAGCGGAACCCCGAGGAGATGTTCCAGCGCCCCGGCCAGCGGAGTTCCGCCCTCCGGACCCTCGAGCGGGCGGACCTCAGGGACCACTACGGGCCCGTCCGGACGTGGTTCAAGCAGCGCGAGGGGGCCTACACGGAGTTCCAGCGCCGGCTCACGCAGGCGTGGATGCGACGGACCTACGACCAGTACCTCGCCTCGATGGTCGCGAGGATGTGCTACATTGCGGTCGCCGGCGTCCTCGTCGGTCTCGTCGCCGCCGGTATCCTGCTGGGGGCGGCGCAGTACGGCGTCCTGCCGGCGGTGCTGCGCGGTGCTGGCGTCCCGGTCACGACGCTTGCGGCGGTCGTGGCGGTGCTGTCGGCGGCCGCCGGCCTGCTGGGGGCCGGCGCCTACTGGGCCTGGCGGCGCGTCCTCCTGCTCCGGCGACGAATCGCACAACGCCGCCGCAACATCAACTACAATCTCCCCTATGCGGTCACGTTCATGTACGCCCTGTCGCGGGCGGGCGTCAGCTTCGACCGGATACTCGTCCGGCTGGCCGACTCCAAGGAGACCTACGGCGCCGTCGGCCAGGAGTTCGACCGGGTGGTCCGCGACGTGGAGATGTTCGGCAACAACGTCTACACCGGCCTGGAGAACCTCCGGTCGGTCACGCCGAGCGCGGAACTCCGGCGACTCACCGACGACATCATGACGATACTGGAGACCGGCGGTGACCTCTCGGCGTTCCTCCGGGAGGAGATCGACACCCAGCTCGACACCGCCGTCGAGCAGCAGGAGGCGTTCATCGAGCGGCTGGAGCTTCTGAGCGAGATCTTCGTCGTCGGGCTCGTCGCCGCCCCGCTGTTCGTGCTGGTCGTCCTCCTGGTCATCAGCTTCCTCGGCGTCGAGACGTTCACCGTCATGGCGGCGCTCGTCTACCTGATCGTCCCGCTCGCACTCGTCGCCTTCGGCGTGTTCGTCGACGTCGTCAGCGAGCCGTACAAGGAGCGGCCCGTGTCGTTCTCCAGCGTCGACGCGGCGCCCGCACCGCCGACGGCCGAGGCGGCTCCCGACTGGTGGCAGTCCCACCAGCGGAGCAAGCAGCTGACGGGCCTCCGAAACCGGCTCCGGGCGCAGGTCACGCGGATCCGCGAGGACCCCTGGCGCGCGCTCGTGTTCTCGGTCCCCGTCGCCGTCGCCGTTCCGGTCGTCGGCGTCCTGATGGGGGTCGTCTCCCCGACGCTGCCGGCGCTGCTGTCGCGTCCCGTCGCGGTCACGACCGTGCTGGCGGCCGCGCCGCTGCTCGTCGCCACGACCCCCGTCGCGGTGGTCTACGAGCGGCGGCGCCGGCAGGAACTGGCGTTCCGGCGGCGGTTCCCGGACCTGTTGCAGCTGCTGGCCGCGAGCAACCGGCGCGGCCTCTCGCTGACCCGCGGGCTGGACATCGTCACCGAATCGACGTCGGGCCGGCTCGGCGAGGAGCTCCGGAAGCTCCGCAACGACATCGAGTGGAACGCAGACCTCCCGGCCGCTTTCGAGGCGTTCGGCGACCGGCTCGTCTCCCCGACCCTGACGCGGACGGTCAACCTCGTCGCCGAGGGGAGCCGCGCGACGAGCGACCTGCACGTCGTTTTGGGGGTCGCGGCGACGGACACCGCCGAACGCGCTCGCCTCCGCCGGGAGCGCCGACAGACGCTGCAGTCGTACCTCGTCATCGTCGTCGTCGGCTTCCTCGTCTACCTGCTGGTCGTGCTCCTGCTGGCGGCGAACTTCCTCGAGCCCATCGAGGCGGTCCGGACCGAGGGCGCCACCGACGCCGGCCCGATCAGCCTCGGGGACGTGCCCGTCGACCGGCTCCGGGTCCTCCTCTTTCACTCCGCGCTCGTCCAGGGGTTCGGCAGCGGCGTGCTGGCGGGGAAGCTGGCCGAGAACAGCCTCTACAGCGGCCTCAAGTATGGCATCGGGCTCGTCATCCTGACGCTCGTCGTCTTCACGGTGTTTTGA
- a CDS encoding type IV pilin: protein MPGNDGTRSTDSPAGDAGRSLRADARGVSPVVGAVLMLAVAMLLLSVLQTTAIPALNAQQEFQHNQDLQTDLVELETTVDRVAAIGTGETTPVAVGLRYPPRLVFVNPPPVSGRLRTTDPRNATIANARAPGETGDYWDGTTRRIPTRTVVYSPAYNEYGDAPTTVYEPWVVYNRQDDASVPLTGTDLVDGRRISLVAIDGEYSASRAGTVGVNAEPESAPVRVVTVRNDTGPVTLTVPTGLRNDTWTRLLEAELAANGGNVTGIDCADEPPAPCGELTLTLSPGSYDLHLGEVALDGSDREPATYLTDVEGNATAVPESGRQRLAVEARDRFDNPVSGVPVAASVADGPGEVDRVRPTSGPDGRAVFVYRAPDDVAESQSVTVTARFGDGAEQRTVDFDVRVVDLDPGTGPPPGPGPGPPPGTSADAVAGVEESVDSGNVPGRDRGREITFDLRATEAVTVTDFSVQTRGDLAGRPFVDRGTTFDGSEPRVTFQGEVGVVLREFGGSGNLGVEEFVDPSDEDAVVVVTLQFDDGSTRTLGIA, encoded by the coding sequence ATGCCAGGAAACGACGGCACTCGGTCGACCGACTCGCCGGCGGGCGACGCCGGTCGCTCGCTCCGCGCCGACGCCCGGGGCGTCTCCCCCGTCGTCGGCGCGGTGCTGATGCTCGCGGTGGCGATGCTGCTGCTTTCGGTCCTCCAGACGACGGCCATCCCGGCGCTGAACGCCCAACAGGAGTTCCAGCACAACCAGGACCTCCAGACGGACCTCGTCGAACTCGAGACGACGGTCGACCGGGTCGCCGCAATCGGGACCGGCGAGACGACGCCGGTGGCGGTCGGCCTCCGGTATCCGCCGCGACTCGTGTTCGTCAACCCACCGCCGGTCAGCGGCCGCCTCCGGACGACCGACCCCCGGAACGCGACGATAGCGAACGCGCGGGCGCCGGGCGAGACGGGCGACTACTGGGACGGCACGACCCGGCGGATTCCCACGCGGACCGTCGTCTACAGCCCCGCCTACAACGAGTACGGCGACGCCCCGACGACGGTGTACGAGCCGTGGGTCGTCTACAACCGCCAGGACGACGCGAGCGTCCCGCTGACGGGGACGGACCTGGTCGACGGCCGGCGCATCTCGCTGGTCGCCATCGACGGCGAGTACTCGGCGTCGCGGGCCGGCACCGTCGGCGTGAACGCCGAACCCGAGAGCGCGCCGGTCCGGGTCGTGACGGTACGCAACGACACGGGGCCGGTGACCCTGACCGTCCCGACGGGGCTCCGCAACGACACCTGGACGCGGCTTCTCGAGGCCGAACTCGCGGCCAACGGCGGCAACGTCACCGGCATCGACTGTGCCGACGAGCCACCCGCCCCCTGCGGCGAGTTGACGCTGACGCTCTCGCCCGGCAGTTACGACCTCCACCTCGGCGAGGTGGCGCTGGACGGCTCCGACCGCGAACCGGCGACCTACCTCACCGACGTCGAGGGCAACGCGACGGCGGTCCCCGAGTCCGGCCGCCAGCGGCTCGCCGTCGAGGCGCGCGACCGGTTCGACAACCCGGTCAGCGGCGTCCCCGTGGCCGCGTCGGTCGCCGACGGCCCGGGCGAGGTCGACCGGGTGCGGCCGACGAGCGGGCCGGACGGCCGGGCCGTCTTCGTCTATCGCGCGCCCGACGACGTCGCGGAGAGTCAGTCCGTGACCGTCACCGCCCGCTTCGGCGACGGCGCCGAACAGCGGACCGTCGACTTCGACGTCCGCGTTGTCGACCTCGACCCCGGCACCGGTCCGCCCCCGGGTCCAGGCCCGGGACCGCCGCCGGGAACCAGCGCCGACGCCGTCGCCGGCGTCGAGGAGTCGGTCGACAGCGGGAACGTCCCGGGCCGCGACCGCGGCCGGGAGATAACGTTCGACCTGCGGGCGACCGAGGCGGTGACCGTCACGGACTTCTCGGTCCAGACCCGCGGGGACCTCGCCGGGCGACCGTTCGTCGACCGCGGGACGACCTTCGACGGGTCCGAACCGCGGGTGACGTTCCAGGGCGAAGTCGGGGTCGTACTGCGGGAGTTCGGCGGGAGCGGCAACCTCGGCGTCGAGGAGTTCGTCGACCCGAGCGACGAGGACGCCGTCGTCGTCGTCACCCTCCAGTTCGACGACGGGAGCACGCGCACGCTGGGGATAGCGTAG